CTCTTTCGTCGTGACCTCCACCTAAACCTGCTCCTCTTTGTCTACCAACTGCATCGATTTCATCTATAAATATAATAGCTGGAGCATTAGCTTTAGCTTGTGAAAACAAGTCTCTTACCCTTGCTGCACCTACACCAACAAATAATTCTACAAAATCAGAACCACTTATATAGAAAAATGGAACTTTTGCTTCACCTGCAACAGCCCTTGCAATTAATGTTTTACCTGTACCGGGAGGTCCTACTAATAGAATACCTTTTGGCATTCTAGCACCCATTTTATTAAATGCTTGAGGATTTTTTAAGAATTTTACTATATCTTCTAATTCTTCTTTTGCCTCATCAACACCAGCTACATCATTAAATGTAACCCTTTCTTTATCAGGATCGTATTTTCTGGCAGGACTTTTTGTAAAATTCATTCCTTGTGGTCCTCTACCCGTTAATGGTCTTAACATTATCATCCAAAGGAATATTAGAATAATAAAAGGTATTATATAACTTAAAATGCCATACAACCAACCTGATGTGACATCTTGTTTAAAATCTACTTCTACATTTTTTTCTATTAATTTATCAACAAAATCTGAATCTCTTAAAATTATCGGAGCAAATAAATCATAACTTTGACCTTCTATTGTCTTTACTACAACATTACCTGTATCTTTTACTAATACTTTTGATATTCTCCCTTTATCTACTAATTCAGAAAACTCTGTATAGCTAATAGTTGTACTTGTTGTATCTACTGTCATTCCTCTTATAATAAAAAATATTATAAACCCAATAACTAAATAAACTGCAATAATTCCTAGTAATCTTTTTTTATCGTTGTTTTCGTTTTTATCCGCCAAGAGAATTTACCTCCTTCAATCTACTCTTTACTTATATATAATTTATTTTTCTTTTTTTCTATGTTTAATTTATTTATTTTTCTTTTTCCTGATATTTTCATATTCAATATTTTTTCTACTTCTTCTTTTGAAGGTGGAAAAATATTAAGTTTTAAAAATAATAATCTCAATATTTCTTTATCAAAAAAATCATTCATTATATTTATTTCATATTCACCATCTATAATATTTACTCTTTCATCAAACAACTTCTCCACATAATTTCTATACTCCCAGGTTATTTCCGCAAATCTAAAAAAAGCTTCTTCGTATTTTATGTTTATTTCTTCAAATTTTGGCAATATTTCATGTCGAATTTTATTTCGCATGTATTTGGTATCATAATTTGATTCATCTATAACATATTTAACATTGTTAATTGTAACATATTTTTCTAATTTTTCAAAATTTAAAATCAATATCGGTCTTGTAACATTTTTGTATATTGGTAGCATTCCTGCTACTCCATATATACCAGTTCCTTTTGATAGTCTATATAATAATGTTTCTGATAAATCCTTTGAATAATGAGCTATAGCGATTTTTTCATATCTTTTTTCTTCCATTATTTCATTAAAAAAATCATATCTAATTTTTCTTGCTGCTTCTTCTATACCCATTTTATTATCTTCTGCGTACTTTAAAACATCAACTTTTTTTGAAAAAAATGGAATATTTCTTTTTCTACATTCTTTCTCCACAAAAG
Above is a genomic segment from Marinitoga litoralis containing:
- the tilS gene encoding tRNA lysidine(34) synthetase TilS, with protein sequence MKIEFEVLKFIRKYNMYLEEDRVLLGVSGGRDSMVMLDIMHKLKNILKISIAVAHLNHSLRDSADEEEAFVEKECRKRNIPFFSKKVDVLKYAEDNKMGIEEAARKIRYDFFNEIMEEKRYEKIAIAHYSKDLSETLLYRLSKGTGIYGVAGMLPIYKNVTRPILILNFEKLEKYVTINNVKYVIDESNYDTKYMRNKIRHEILPKFEEINIKYEEAFFRFAEITWEYRNYVEKLFDERVNIIDGEYEINIMNDFFDKEILRLLFLKLNIFPPSKEEVEKILNMKISGKRKINKLNIEKKKNKLYISKE